The Streptomyces sp. TLI_105 DNA segment CCCACGTCCTCACCGCCCCCTGGGTCCTGCTCCAGGTCGCCGTCACCCCCTTCGTCAAGGTCGCCATGGTGGCCTGGATCCTCGGCACCCTCGCCCTGCTCCCGCTCGGCTCCCCGACCTTCCTGCTCGCCGTCCCCCTCCTCGCGGAACGCGTCCTCTCCGACAACCCCAACCACTGGCCGGTGATCAACCACTACGACGCCTTCCTCTGGCCGATCCTCCTGACGGCGGCCCTGGAGACCCTGGCCCGGCTGCACGGGCGGCGGACCCTCCTGCGCCGCTGGACCGCCACCGCGATCGCGCTCTCCTCCGCCGCGGCCGTCGTCCTCGGCCTCGGTCTCCTCCTCCGGCCGGACTTCTGGCGGCCCTCCCCGGACAAACGGCCCCTCGCCACGGCCGCCGCGCTCATACCCGACGGCGCGACGGTCGAGGCCGACAACACCATCGCGCCCCGGCTGACCGCCCGTACGGACGTGGTCATCGCCGACGGGACCCCGCGCGGCGCCGACTGGGTCCTCCTGCGGACGGACGACCGGACCTTCCCCTTCGCCTCCGTCGAGGAACAGCGGCAGCGGGTCGCGCTCCTCCTCGCCCACGGCTACACGACGGTCTGGCACCGGGACGGCACCGTCCTCCTCCACCGCACCGCCCCCGCCGTCCCCGTCCCCGGCACGCACCGCCCGGGCCCGGACAGCACCCCCGTCCGGGAGGCCGTCCCGGCGGACGTGGGCGCGAACCTGCTGCTGCGGTAGGGGCGTCGACGGGGAGGCCGTCCGGTTCCCGACGCCGCCGGTTCACCGGCGCCACGTCCACGGGTCACGCGGTCCTCACCCGCGGCCGTGAGCATCGGCGCATGACCTTCCCGTCCCGGACCACGCGCCCGGCCACCGTCGGCCCGGCCGTCGCCCTCGCCATCGCCGCCGCACTCCTCGCCCCGACCTCGCCGGCGTACGCCGCGGCCAACGCCGTCCCGACGTACGAGGTGAAGATCAACCTCACCACGGCGGCCCTCGACGCGAGCTTCGCGCCGAGCACGGCGGTCAGGTCGGCCTTCGGGATCACCGGCTCCGCCAAGGCCCGCTCGTACAGCTACTACGACACCGACGCGCTCGCGCTCGACGCCCAGGGCTGGAGCGTCCGCCTGCGCCACAAGAGCGGCTCGTCGTTCGAGGAGACGTACAAGAAGCGGTTCCCCGTCACGAACGGCGACATCGACGCCGCGCTCACCACGGCCAACGCCGCCGGCTTCGACAGCGGCGACACCAACTACAAGGCCGAGGTCGACTGGGGCTACGCCAAGCAGACCCTCAGCTTCTCCGACGAGAAGTCCCACAGCTCCAGCGGCTACTCGGGCACCGCGATGCCGACGAGCACCACCGGCCGCACCTGGCTCGTCAACGACATCCCCGGCAAGCTGGAGAACTGGAACAGCACCGGCTGGGGCAGGACCACCCTCCAGGCCTCCCGCGCCCACGGCCCGGTGACCGCCAAGGTGTACGGCGGCGCCTGGGGCCCCTCCGACGACGCGAGCATCGAGGTGCTGCCGGTCGTCGGCGCGAGCGGGACGGGCACGGAGTACGTCGTCGAGCTGTCGTTCAAGACCGACTCGTACGCCGACGCGGCCGACCTGCACGCGGACGCCATCGCCGTCGCCGAGGCCAACGGCTGGCTCCACCACGGGGACATCCTCAAGACGCAGCTGATCCTCGACCGGTACTGACCGGTACGGAGCGGGGGCGCACGGAGACGCGCGTTCACCCAGGACTCGCCCCGCCGTCGCGAACACGTCGCCGCGTGTTGCGCGAAGGACTGGACCATGAGGCCGCCCTCACCGGCGACTGTCCATGTGCTCAAGGGAGTTCTGATGAATCCGCGCCTCCTGCGCCGGCCCGCCCTCGCGGTCCTGCCGCTGTCCGCCGCGCTCGCGCTCTCGGTGGTCGTGGGGACGGCCGACGCCACCCCGGCGCACCACGGCGGCCCCGCCGCCCGGGTCGTCTCCACCGCGACCCTGCCCGACATCCCGCTGGCCGCCTTCAGCAACGGCCTGCTGCCGGGCAGCGTCGCCGACGACCGGGGCGTCGACCTCGGCGGCATCGGCAGCGACCTCTACCCGGCCGGACGGCGCGGCGAGTACTGGACCGTCACCGACCGGGGCCCCAACGGCCAGATAGCCGTCGGCAAGGACAAGCGGCGCACCTTCCCCGTGCCCGGCTTCGACCCGGCCATCGTGAAGATCCGCGCCGTCGGCGACCGCCTCCAGGTCCTGAAGTCGATCCCGCTCACCACCGCCTCCGGCGCCCCCGTCACCGGCCTGCCGAACCAGCCCGGCCGCGACGAGGCCCCGTACTCGTACGACGCCTCCACCCCGCTCGCGTACGACCCGAACGGCCTGGACACCGAGGGCCTCGTCCGCGACCGGGACGGCGGCTTCTGGCTGGTCGACGAGTACGGGCCCTCGCTCGTGCACGTCTCCGCGAAGGGCCGGGTCCTCGCCCGTCACGTCCCCAAGGGCCTCGGCCTGACCGGCACCGACTACTCCGTCGTCGAGTCGCTGCCGTCGGTCTTCCTCCAGCGCAAGGCCAACCGCGGCTTCGAGGGCCTCGCGCTGCTGCCCGACGGCGACCTCGTCCTCGGCCTGCAGAGCCCGCTGCTCAACCCCGACAAGGTCTCCGGCGAGAACTCCCGCACGACCAGGCTGCTGCGCTTCTCGCCCCGCGAGAACCGGGTCACCGCCGAGTACGCCTACCGCTTCGACGCCGTCGGCGTCGTCGAGCCCGGCCAGACCAAGACCTCCGAGCTGAAGCTCTCCGCGCTCGTCGCCCTCGGCGGCGACCGCCTCCTCGTCCAGGAGCGCACCGACAAGGCCGCCCGCCTCTACGAGGTCCGCCTCCGCCGCGGCTCCGACATCCTCGGCTCCTCCTGGGACACCGCCGCGGGCCCCACCCTGGAGCAGCTCGACGACACGGCCGCGGCCGAGGTCCCGGTCCTCGACAAGCGCCTCGTGATCGACCTCGACACCGTCGAGGGCGTCCCCGGCAAGATCGAGGGCGTCGCCGTCGAGGGCTCCTCGACCCTCGTCCTGCTCAACGACAACGACTTCGGCATGACGGACGGCCCGGAGGCCTTCGACGCCGACGGCCGCCTCGTCGACAGCGACGTGGACACCACCCTCGTACGGGTCAGGCTGAACCGCCCCGTCCGCTGAGGCCGTCTCTCACCCGGCTCCCCGCAGCGGATTGGGCATCGGTACGTAGCGGGCGTCGGCGCCGTCCACGTCGAGCCAGCGCAGCAGGAGGTTGGTCTTCGCGGGCACGTGCGGCGAGTCGAGCAGCGCGGAGACCTCCGCCGGGCCGCCGTGCTCCGCCGCGCACCCGGCGAACACCGCCCGGGCCAGCGGCCACAGTTCGCCGGTCAGCTCCGGGTGGCGGTCGGTGAGGGCGCCGGCGATCTCGGAGAGGTTGTTCGTCACCAGGCAGTACGCCAGCCGCTCCCAGCCGTGCGCCGCGTCCAGGGCCGGGGCGGGCCCCCGCGGCCCGTGCCCGTCCAGGAGCCCGCGGTGCCGCTCGGCGACGATCCGTACGCCCTCGTGGTCGCGGAAGACCACCTGCGCCGGCAGCCCGGCGCAGTCCACGCCCACGAGGACGTTCTGCAGATGGCACTCCAGGACCAGGCCGTGCGCCCGCCAGGCGTGCAGCACCGGCGGCACGAGCAGGTCGAGGTAGCGCCGCCACCATGCGAGGGCCCGCTCCGCCGTCAGCCCGTCGACCGGATTGCCCGGGAAGCCCTCGCCGATGCCCGCCGCGAGCAGCGGCGTCACCCCCGGCAGCAGATGCGGCCGCAGTCCCTCGCGCGCGATCACCGCGAAGCCCTCGTAGGCGTGCTGCCCGCCGAGGTCGGCGGTGCGGTAGCCCCGGTCGTCGAGGAACGACGCCGTGGGCAGGGGATCGAAGACGGGCGCGAGGAGGTCCGCGATCGTCCGCAGCCACAGCAGGTCGCGCAGCTCCAGACGGCGGTTCCCGTTGGTGATCCGCACGTCCAGGCTGAACTTGCAGAAGAGATCGGCCTCCGGCAGGTACACCGTCCGCACGGAGGACGTCGGCACGGCCAGGCCCGCTCGTGGCGCACCGGGACCGAGCCGCAGCAGCCGCCCGTCACGGAACGCGGGCAGCTCACCGAGCAGGTCCAGCTCCCAGGGGTGGACGGGGAGGGCGACGTAGCCGTCGGGGACGGTGCCGCCGAGGGGGTCGAGCAGCGACAGGTCGCCGTCCTCCGCGACCACGTCGGCCCGGACGCCGAGGAGCTCCAGCGGGAACCGGGCGTACGCCTCCGGCGCGTACGGCAGCCAGCTCTCCGGGGCGCCCGCCCCGCGCGACTTCGGCGCCGGGTGGTACCGGTGCCCCGCGAGCAGGGCCTGCTCCGACCGCAGATACGGGTCCTCCGGCGGGCACGCGGACGCGCGTGCGTCCTGCAGCGCCGCGACGACGTCCCTGCTGTCGGTCATCTCGCCGACGACGGTCCTGTTGGTGACGCCGGTGCGCCGGCCCAGCTCGTCGGCGGTCAGCGCCACGAGGGCCTCGAAGGTCAGCGGGAGCCAGCCGCCGTCGGTGCGGACGCAGGGGTCGGCGGGCCGGCGGCCGGCCCGTACCCGAAGCAGCCGGCCGGTCGCCGGGAGCCGGTGCACGGCGTGGTCCGGATCCGTGGGCGGCTCGGTCTCGGCCACCTCCCGGATCAGGCAGTTGAGGAGGGCGGTGGTGGAGAGGGCGTCGGCCTCGCCCTTGGCTTCACTCACGACAGCGCCTTCCACCCGGTCCCCGGCGGGTCGTCCACCGGTAGGGACATCCTGCGCAGGGTAGTGAGCCTTCATGCACTCCGCTCCGGATCACGATACGGGCGCACGACACGCGCCGCGCGCCCCCGAGGTGGCCGTCGCCGCCGAGCTGGCGGACGTGGCTCCCCGGCTCCTCCCCGCCTACCGGCGGGAGCTGGTCCCGGCCCGGTCGGCGGTCCTCGCCCGGCTGTGGCGCGCGCTGCTGCACGAGCCGCTGCCGGGGATCGTGGCGCGCGACGGGGACACCGGCCGGGTGCGGCTCGCCGACGGGCGCCTCCTGAGCGGGCCGCCCCGGCTCCCGCACGACCTGGCCGTTCCCGGCGAGGACACGACCGTACGGCTCGACGACCGCGCCCACGACCACCCGGCCGCCCTCCTCGCCGCCCTCGACCTGCCGGGTGCCGCCTCCCTGGTCGCGGACCTCGACCACGGAGTCGCCTCCCTGGCGCTGTCCCGGGCGGGGGCGGTCTCCGGGACGGGCGGCTTCGGCTCGGCCGCGTACGCGGCGGGCGCGGCCCCCGGGCCGGGTGGCGGCGGTTCGCTCGCGTACGGGGTGGGCGCGGCCTCCGGACCGGGTGGCGGCGGTTCGCTCGCGTACGGGGTGGGCGCGGCCTCCGGACCGGGTGGCGGCGGTTCGCTCGCGTACGGGGCGGGTGCGGCCTCCGGACCGGACGGCACCGGTTCGCTCGCGTACGCGGCGGGTGCGGTCCCCGGGCCCGGCGGCGACGACCCGCTCGCGTACGTCGAGCAGAGCATCGTCGACGGGCACCCGTACCACCCCTCCTGCCGCAGCCGCCCCGGGCTCTCCGTGGCCGAGCAGCTCGCGTACGCCCCCGAGCACCGTCCGGTCGTCGGCCTCGACCTGGTGGCGGTCCCCGCCGACCGGTGCCGGGTCGCGGGCGCGTGGCCGGACCGGCTGCGGGACGGCGACCGGCTGCTGCTGCCCGTGCACCCCTGGCAGAGCGAGCACGTCCTGCCGGGTCTGGGACACCGGCCGTTCGCCACCGGAGCGATCCCCGCCCGGCCGCTGATGAGCGTACGGACCCTCGCGCCGCTCGACGGCGGACCGCACCTGAAGACGGCGCTGTCCACGCGGATGACCAGCGCGATCCGCGACATCTCGGCGAGCGGCGTCGAGAACAGCGCACCGCTCTCGCAGCTGCTGGCGCACGTCGTGGCCGACCTGGCGGACACCCTGCGGATCACCCGCAACCTCGCCGGCGCCTCCGCGCTCGTGCGCGGCGAGCCCAGCGGCGACCTCGCCGTGCTGCTCCGCGAGTCCCCGTCCGCCGCCGCGGGCCTGCGGGCGGGGGAGAGGGTCGTGCCGGTGGCGGCGCTCGCCGCCCGCCCCGCCGGCGACGGGCCGCCCCTGATCCGGACGCTCCTGGCATCCGCCGGCGCCCCGGACGCGGGCGCCGACTGGCTGGCCGCCTTCGCCGGCCTCGCGGTCCCGCCGCTCGTCCGCCTCCTGAGCCGGGGCGTCGCCCCCGCCGCCCACGGGCAGAACCTCCTGGTCGTGCTCGACGCGCACGCCCGGCCGCGCCGGCTCGTCTACCGCGACCTCGCCGACGTCCGGCTGAGCCCGACCCGCCTCGCCCGGCACGGTTTCGACGCCGCTCCGGTCGGCGGGCGGGTGGTCGACGACGACCCGGCCGTGCTCCGCACGATGCTTTTCGGCCACCTCTTCGGGACCACCTTCGGGACCCTGGTCTCTGCCCTCGCCGGCCGGGACCGGACCGCCGGGGCCCGGCTCTGGGCGGTCGTCGCCGCCGCGGCCGACCGCGCCTACGACGACCTCCAGGCGACCCCGGAGAACCGCGCCGACCGGGCGGCCCTCTTCGCCCCGGAGCTCCGGGTCAAGGCCCTCACCCTGATGCGCCTGCGAGGCGTGGACCGGGACGAGTGGATCCCCCTGCGCAACCCCCTCGTGGACCGGCCTCAGAGGAAGTGCACGTCGTAGCGGTGCTGCGCGGACCGGAGTGCGTCGAAGGTCTCCAGGCCGTGCTGGACGCGGCCGAGCGACCGGAAGTAGCCGAAGCGGTCGACCCCGGGGGTCAGGACCACGAGCAGCTCCGCGGTCGAGCCGGGGGCCGCGCCGAAGGAGTGCGGCGTCCCGGGCGGCACGGAGACCAGCCCGCCGGCGGCCACCGTCGCCGTACGGCCGTCCAGGGTGAACCGCATGACCCCGTCCAGTACGTAGAACAGCTCGGTCGACCGCGTGTGGAAGTGCGGCGGGGCGCCGGCCGCGCCCTCGCCGAGGGAGAGACGGTTGGCGCCGAGCGCGCCGCCGGTGTCGCGCGCGTCGGCGAGGAGGCGGAAGCCGCCGCCGTGGGGGAGGTCGATCCGCTCGGCCTCCTCGTCGTGCACGACCAGCGCCTCATGGATCTCGGACATCGTGTACAGCTCCTTCCCGGTGTGTCGAAGTCCATTGGATCCGGGGAAGACAGGCCGCACCACAGGCGGTTGCAGACGGCGGAGATCACCGTTCGTGATGAATGCGGGGGAGGGGCGGCGGTGGAGCTGCGGCAGCTGCGGTACTTCGTGACCGTGGCGGAGGAGGGCGGCTTCGGCAGGGCCGCCGAGCGTCTCGGCATCGTCCAGTCGGCGGTCAGCCAGCAGATCCGCCGGCTCGAACGGGCCTGGGGCGTGGAGCTCTTCGAGCGCACCACCCGGCGTGTGCGGCTCTCCGCCGCCGGCGAGCGGCTGCTGCCCGAGGCGCGCGCCGTGCTCGCAGCCGCCGACCGCACCGCGCGCGTGGCCGCCGACATCGCGGCGGGCGACGACGGGATCCTGCGCCTGGGCGGCATCCACGGCCCGGGGGACCGGATCAACCGGGTCCTGGGCGAACTCGCCTCCGGAGCCCCCCGGTTGCAGGTGCGTCTGCACCGGCTGCCCGTCGCCCGCCGCCTGGCGGCCGTACGCGACGGGGAGCTGGACGCGGCCCTCGTACGGGCGCTGCCGGACGAGCCGGGGGCCGCGCCCGGCCTGGCGCTGTTCCCCCTGTGGAGCGATCCGCTGTACGCCGCCCTGCCCGAGGGGCACCCGCTCGCGGCCGAACAGGAACCGCGCCTGGACCAGCTGGCCGGCCTCCCGCTGCGGCTCGCTCCCCGGGAGGACAACCCGCCCTTCCACTCGCTGGTCACCGGCGCGTTCGGGGCGGCTGGGGTCCAGCCGGTCCTGGGGCCGCCGTTCAGCGACCTCCAGGCCACGCTCACGGCGATCGGCACGGCCCGGGAGCCGTCGTGGACCCTCTTCTACGAGGTACGGGGACTGCCGAGGGTCCCCAGGGTCGCGGTGCGCCCGCTCGCCGGCCTCACCGTCCCCACCTCGCTGGCCGTCCGGCCGGGGCCGCCGGGACCGGCCCTGCGGCACCTGCTGAGGGCCCTGCGCGCCGTCGGCTGAGCCCGGCGCCGGTCACGGGACGACGGGGAACGGCTCGGCCCAGGGCTCCTCCTCCAGCAGGAGCCCGTTGGCCAGGTAGCTGATGGTCCGGTACCAGCCTGCGAGGACGAGGAACTCCAGCAGCTGGGCGTCCTCGTAGTGGGCGCGGAGGGCGTCCCAGGCGGGTTCGGAGAGGCGCGCGGTGTCGTGCAGTTCGTCGACGGCGGCGAGAAGGGCGGCCTGGCGCTCGGTCAGAGGGCCGGGATCCATGCCCGTGTCCGTGGTCGCGCGGAGCTGTTCGGGGCCGAGCCCCGCCTGCGGGGCGAGGGTCGCGGCGTGGACGCCCCACTCGTAGGCGCAGCCGCTGCGGGCGGTCACCCGGGCGATGACGAACTCGCGGTCGGCGGCGGGGAGCAGCCCGTGGCCGAGGAGCCCGGCGCCCAGGGCGAACATGCGGGAGGCCAGCTCGGGGTTGCGGTGCAGGACCCGGAAGAGCCGGAGCGGTTCGTGGGGCACGCCGGGCGGCATCCAGCGGCGCAGGGCCCGGTCGACGGCGGGGGAGTACGGGGGGACGAGCGGTTCGATGCGGGGCATCTGCTGCACCTCCTGCTTCGTTTTCAGAAGCGCCACTATGATGCTTCTGAAAACGAAGCGCAAGGAGGAGGAGCGGCGTGGGAGAGACCGGAGCGGTGACACCACGGCCCGGGGGGCCCGTGCCCGGGCGGCCCGTACCCGGGCGGCCCGTGCGGGGATCCGCGTCCGGCCGCCCGGTCATGGCCGCGCTCGACCTGCTCGGACGCCGCTGGGTCCTGCGCGTCCTGTGGGAACTGAGCCAGGCCCCGGCCGGCTTCCGCGAGCTCCAGCGCCGCTGCGAGCGCATGTCCTCCAGCGTGCTCAGCACCCGCCTCGACGAGCTGGCCGAGGCCCGGCTGCTCACCCGCGCGGACGACGAGTACCGGCTCGCCCCCCTGGGCGCGGAACTCGTCGAGGCGCTGGCTCCGTTGGAGGCCTGGAGCGGCCGGTGGGCGAGGGAGCAGGGGCTCGCGGAGGAGGACGAGGGAGCAGAGGCTGACGAGGGAGCAGGGGCTAGGGAAGCGGGCGAGGAGGCGGGGGCTAGGAAAGCGGGCGAGGGGGCAGGGGCTACGGAAGCGGGCGAGGGGGCGTGACCAGGACGCCTCCGCCCAGCCGTACCACCGGACCGGACGGACCGGCCTGGGTCGTGGCGCCGATGGTGGCGGGACTGCCGAGGGAGTCCCCCATGTCGACCGTGATGCGGTCGATGCCCCGACCGGCGAGGTGGGCGGCGAGGCATGCCGTGCTGTTGGCGTTGGCGATGTCCTCGGGGACGCCGATCGACGGGGCGAACATCCGGGCCGCGAGCCGCCCCGAGGGCGACGGCGCGGAGTACACGTAACAGCCCAGGAGACCGAGGCGGTCGCAGACGGCGCGGAGCCGGCCCATGTCCGGGGCGAGGGCGGCGAGTACGGCCCGGGAGGCCACCGGGACCAGCAGGCGCGGCCGCCCGACGGAGGCGACCCGCGGCCCCGGTCCGAGCGCGTCCGGGTCCAGGCCGAGGGCCGGCAGGACGAGCGCGGACTCGGGCCCGGCCGGCTCGCGGAGCTCCACGGCCCCGTAGGCGAAGCCGACCTCGGCGTACGGCCCCTTCCGTACGGCCCGGCCGGTGAACGTACGGCCCGCGACGCGGAGGGACACCTCGTGCGTGTCGGTCTCGGCCCGCGCGGCGAGGAAGCCGAGGGCGGCGATCGTGCCGTGTCCACAGGAGGGCAACTCCCCCTCGGAGGTGAAGAACCGGAGGGAGAAGGCGGGGCGTCCGTCCCGTTCGCCCTCGCGCGCGACGAAGACGGCGTGCGAGGCTCCCGCCGCCCCGGGCACCCGCCGCCGCTCGTCCTCGCCGAACGGCCCGTCGTCCATGACGGCCGTGGGACTGCCACCCCACCCGTCCGGCCCGTTCCGTACGCCCTGCCCGTCCCGCCCGTCCCGCCCGTCCCGTACGCACGCCTGGACGACGGTCACGGACGCCCCTCTGAAGAACACCACCCATGCCCCGTACCCCACCGACGGCCGGACGACGCCTCCGGCCGGCCGGAGGACGAGATGACGGAGTCGACTCGCTCGATGGCGCGCCGCCCGTCTTTCCGGATCCTGTACACCTGGGCGCCCCATGTGCCGCGTCAGGAAGGGGAGTTGCCGGGGCGTGAGCGTTTCCGTGATCTGGAGACGCGGCGATACAGTCCGGCGGGAGCGGGGCCGGTGACCAGGGGGAGGGGTCGACGTGTCGGAGGTCGTGACGCTCAGTGCGCTGACCACGTTCCTGCTGGGAGTGGGCAACGGGGCCGCCGGAGAGATCGGCAAGAACCTGTCCCTGTAGGCAGGGGCTCTGGTGAGGCGGACGCTCGGGCGGGAGACTCCGTTGCCGACCGGGGCGGAGGACCGCCGGGCGCTGGCGGGACGTGTACACGCGCGGCTGGGCCGTGATCCACGGCGGGCCGGCGAATGGGCGCTGATGCTGGAGGGCGTCCCGGACGAAGCCGCCGAACCGCCGCAGGGCGCGATGCCCCCGCCGCCCTGGGCGTTCACGAACCAGGAGAAGGTGCTCAAGCGGCTGTTGCGGGAGGCCGACCGCCCCTGGGAGGGCCGGCCCCGGGTCGTCCTGCTGTCGGGTCCCGCGGGCAGCGGCTCCACCTCGGTGACCCTCAGGCTGGGAGCGGAGGCCCGCGACCGGTTCCCCGACGGGCAGTACTACGTCGACCTGCGCGCCACGTCCGGGGAGACCGGACCCGAGCCGGCGGGCGTGGTGCTGCGGCTGCTGCGCGAGATGGACGAGGCCGAGCGCGTCGCCGTGCCGCCGCTGAGCGACCGGCACGCGAAGCAGCTCGTGCGGAAGGTGGCAGGACCGGAGCAGGCCGCGCGGGTCAAGGCGCAGCTGCCCGGAGTGCTCGAACGCTGCCGGGGCAACGCGTTCGCCCTCCATGCGAAGGCACGACTGCTGACCCGGGACCGCGGCCGGGCCCGCGCCCGGGTCCGAGACCGGGTCCGAGACCGCGTTCGGGGCTCGGACCGGGACGCGATCCGGGACGTGGTCGGACCCTCCCGTACGGACCGCCGCGCATCTCGCTCCGCTCCGGCTCGGCCCGGAGGCGGCGCGCCCGTGCCGGCTCACCGCGCTCGGCGGCCGGCCGTCCCTCAGTGCCACGATCGCGGCGGCCGCTGCCGACGTCCACGAGGAGACGGCCGCCCGGCTGTGTCGACGTGCGCCGAGCGCTCCGTGAGTACGCCTTCAACACCCTCCGGCGGGGCCAGGCCCCGCCCGAGGTCGCCGTGATCCTGCGCTGGGTGCAGCGCAACTCGCTCTCCATGGCCGCCTGGGAGGACGAGAGCACAGTGGAGACGGGCCTGCGCGCGGCCATGACGAAGCTGGACGGCACCCCTGTGGCCGCCGGCTCGGCCCGGCGGACCAAGCGCGTCCTCAACGTCCTCTTCGAGTACGCCATCAAGAAGAAGGTGCTCAAGGAGAACCCCCTCCCGAAGGGCCAGGGCGCCAGCACCACGGCGTCCAAGACCTCCTCCGCCGTCGACAAGCGCTCGCTGCTCAACAGCGAGCAGGCCGCCAAGCTGCTCGGCTGGATCTACGGGCGGCCGAGGGGCGGCCGGCGGCCGCACACCTTCTTCGCCGCGATGTACTACGCCGGCGCCCGGCCCGAGGAGGTCGTGGCGATCGACGTCGGGGACGTACGCCTGCCCGCTGCGGACGCCGACGACCAGTGGGGCGAGCTGCTGCTCCACACCGCCCACCCCGAGGTCGGGAGGCAGTGGACGGACACCGGGGAGGTGCGCGAGGAGCGCGGGCTCAAGGGGCGGGCAGCCGACGACACCCGCACGGTGCCCTGCCGTCCCGCACTGACGCGGATTCTTCGGGCCCATATCGAGAAGGAGGGGCTGAAGCCCGGAGATCTGCTGATGCAGGGGGAGAAAGGAGGTGATCTCGCCGGGTCCGTGATTCGGCGAGCGTGGCGGCGGGCTCGAAAGGAAGTGCTTAATTCGTACGAATTCGGGACTCCGCTCGGTCGCCGCGTCTACGACCACCGCCACACCTTCCTGACGAACTGGCTCAACGCCGGCGTCCCGGCTGCGACCGTGGCCGAGTGGGCGGGCAACAGCGTCCCTGTCCTCCTCGCCACCTACGCCCGGTGTATCGACGGGCAGCTCGATGGCCTGAAGCACCGCATCGAGCGGGCGGGGGAGCTCCCGGACCCGACCATGCCGAGGGGCTGAAAACTCCACCGCGTATTCACCGCAGCCACCCGCAGAAACGCGGAATCAGCCGGGTCCAGCCGGACGCGTCCCCTGTCCGCCAGGGGGCATGTCCGGCTCCGCGCCGCTTCCCCGAAACCGCCCCTGACCAGCAAAAAGGACCCTCCCGAAGGAGGGTCCTGATCTTGCGCCCCCGGCAGGACTCGAACCTGCGGCCAAGTGCTTAGAAGGCACCTGCTCTATCCACTGAGCTACGGGGGCCGGGTGGTGGCCGTGTGGCCAGGAGCCCCTGGTGGGTGGGGTGTGCCTGCCGGGACAAGGATAGGGCTCCGATCGCCTTGGCCCGGTTGCTTCACCTGCGTGGCACGATGTGGAGGTTCGGTGAAGCGAACCGATAATCGCAGGCAGGTGCGATTCGCGCAGCGCTTTTCACGTCGCTCGGGGCGGGTGTTGTGCACTCGTTATGCCCGACCTGCCGGTCGCCACCCTTCTCTTCGGCGCGCAGGGTCCTCATACGCTTCAAAAACACTCATAAATTGGGCATTCTTCGCATGTGGTGACCTTGGACGAACGGCCTCAGCTGATCGACGCACTCTCCGCCCTGCGCGACCGAGTCGCCGCCGTGCGCCTCCCACTGCCCCTCCCCGACACGCCCCGCGCCCGCCAGACCCGGACCGAGTTGCTCGCCCAGCTCGACGACTACCTGGTGCCCCGGCTGAAGGACCCCGACGCCCCGCTCCTCGCGGTCGTCGGCGGATCCACCGGGGCCGGCAAGTCCACCCTGGTCAACTCCCTTGTCGGGCGCCGCGTCAGCGAGGCGGGGGTGCTCAGGCCCACCACCCGGACACCCGTGCTCGTCT contains these protein-coding regions:
- a CDS encoding esterase-like activity of phytase family protein — translated: MNPRLLRRPALAVLPLSAALALSVVVGTADATPAHHGGPAARVVSTATLPDIPLAAFSNGLLPGSVADDRGVDLGGIGSDLYPAGRRGEYWTVTDRGPNGQIAVGKDKRRTFPVPGFDPAIVKIRAVGDRLQVLKSIPLTTASGAPVTGLPNQPGRDEAPYSYDASTPLAYDPNGLDTEGLVRDRDGGFWLVDEYGPSLVHVSAKGRVLARHVPKGLGLTGTDYSVVESLPSVFLQRKANRGFEGLALLPDGDLVLGLQSPLLNPDKVSGENSRTTRLLRFSPRENRVTAEYAYRFDAVGVVEPGQTKTSELKLSALVALGGDRLLVQERTDKAARLYEVRLRRGSDILGSSWDTAAGPTLEQLDDTAAAEVPVLDKRLVIDLDTVEGVPGKIEGVAVEGSSTLVLLNDNDFGMTDGPEAFDADGRLVDSDVDTTLVRVRLNRPVR
- a CDS encoding IucA/IucC family siderophore biosynthesis protein, with amino-acid sequence MSEAKGEADALSTTALLNCLIREVAETEPPTDPDHAVHRLPATGRLLRVRAGRRPADPCVRTDGGWLPLTFEALVALTADELGRRTGVTNRTVVGEMTDSRDVVAALQDARASACPPEDPYLRSEQALLAGHRYHPAPKSRGAGAPESWLPYAPEAYARFPLELLGVRADVVAEDGDLSLLDPLGGTVPDGYVALPVHPWELDLLGELPAFRDGRLLRLGPGAPRAGLAVPTSSVRTVYLPEADLFCKFSLDVRITNGNRRLELRDLLWLRTIADLLAPVFDPLPTASFLDDRGYRTADLGGQHAYEGFAVIAREGLRPHLLPGVTPLLAAGIGEGFPGNPVDGLTAERALAWWRRYLDLLVPPVLHAWRAHGLVLECHLQNVLVGVDCAGLPAQVVFRDHEGVRIVAERHRGLLDGHGPRGPAPALDAAHGWERLAYCLVTNNLSEIAGALTDRHPELTGELWPLARAVFAGCAAEHGGPAEVSALLDSPHVPAKTNLLLRWLDVDGADARYVPMPNPLRGAG
- a CDS encoding IucA/IucC family protein — protein: MHSAPDHDTGARHAPRAPEVAVAAELADVAPRLLPAYRRELVPARSAVLARLWRALLHEPLPGIVARDGDTGRVRLADGRLLSGPPRLPHDLAVPGEDTTVRLDDRAHDHPAALLAALDLPGAASLVADLDHGVASLALSRAGAVSGTGGFGSAAYAAGAAPGPGGGGSLAYGVGAASGPGGGGSLAYGVGAASGPGGGGSLAYGAGAASGPDGTGSLAYAAGAVPGPGGDDPLAYVEQSIVDGHPYHPSCRSRPGLSVAEQLAYAPEHRPVVGLDLVAVPADRCRVAGAWPDRLRDGDRLLLPVHPWQSEHVLPGLGHRPFATGAIPARPLMSVRTLAPLDGGPHLKTALSTRMTSAIRDISASGVENSAPLSQLLAHVVADLADTLRITRNLAGASALVRGEPSGDLAVLLRESPSAAAGLRAGERVVPVAALAARPAGDGPPLIRTLLASAGAPDAGADWLAAFAGLAVPPLVRLLSRGVAPAAHGQNLLVVLDAHARPRRLVYRDLADVRLSPTRLARHGFDAAPVGGRVVDDDPAVLRTMLFGHLFGTTFGTLVSALAGRDRTAGARLWAVVAAAADRAYDDLQATPENRADRAALFAPELRVKALTLMRLRGVDRDEWIPLRNPLVDRPQRKCTS
- a CDS encoding cupin domain-containing protein produces the protein MSEIHEALVVHDEEAERIDLPHGGGFRLLADARDTGGALGANRLSLGEGAAGAPPHFHTRSTELFYVLDGVMRFTLDGRTATVAAGGLVSVPPGTPHSFGAAPGSTAELLVVLTPGVDRFGYFRSLGRVQHGLETFDALRSAQHRYDVHFL
- a CDS encoding LysR family transcriptional regulator encodes the protein MELRQLRYFVTVAEEGGFGRAAERLGIVQSAVSQQIRRLERAWGVELFERTTRRVRLSAAGERLLPEARAVLAAADRTARVAADIAAGDDGILRLGGIHGPGDRINRVLGELASGAPRLQVRLHRLPVARRLAAVRDGELDAALVRALPDEPGAAPGLALFPLWSDPLYAALPEGHPLAAEQEPRLDQLAGLPLRLAPREDNPPFHSLVTGAFGAAGVQPVLGPPFSDLQATLTAIGTAREPSWTLFYEVRGLPRVPRVAVRPLAGLTVPTSLAVRPGPPGPALRHLLRALRAVG
- a CDS encoding carboxymuconolactone decarboxylase family protein — protein: MPRIEPLVPPYSPAVDRALRRWMPPGVPHEPLRLFRVLHRNPELASRMFALGAGLLGHGLLPAADREFVIARVTARSGCAYEWGVHAATLAPQAGLGPEQLRATTDTGMDPGPLTERQAALLAAVDELHDTARLSEPAWDALRAHYEDAQLLEFLVLAGWYRTISYLANGLLLEEEPWAEPFPVVP